DNA sequence from the Pseudoxanthomonas indica genome:
GTCGCGTCACTGTTGTCTTCCCTGAAAGCCCGGTTGGGCTCGCCATCTTCCGCCTGCGGCGCGGTACTGCTGTGCCTGCTGGTGGTGTCCTGCCGCGCGCCCGCGCCTGCACCGCCGGTGCAGGAAGCGCCCAAGACCGAGACCACGGCCAGCAGCGAAGACAATGGCGCCATCAGTACCGGCCCGGTGAAGCCGGCGCCGCGCAAGCTGGATCTGGCGACCACGACGCAGTGGCCGGAGATGGCGCTGACACCGGGCGTCACCTGGATCAGCTGCGAACTGGACTACGTGCAACAAGGCGATGGCGAAAGCCTGGAAGCGCTCGACTTCGCGACACTGGAAGCGCCGGTCAAGGCCTGCCAGGCCGCAGGTGTGATGCGCATCCGCTACACCGGCAAGATCAATGCCGAGTTCACCGCGCTGATGGAGCGTGCCTCGATCATGGCCAACCGGCTGGGAATCGAAAAGCGCGTGCTCGATATCGATTCCAGCGGTGGCCGGGTCGAGGATGGCATCCGCGCCGGCGACATCATCGGTGCTTCGCACTGGACCCTGTGGGTGCGCGATGGCGCCATCTGCCACAGCTCGTGTCTGCTGATCCTCGCCTCGGGCGACAACCGGATCATTGCCGGCAAGGTGGGCATCCACCGGATGATGCGGATCAACTCCGGCGCCAACTCGCGCGCTGAACTGGCGGAAGAACTGCGCCAAGTCTATGGGCAGTTGAAGGATTACCTGGAACGCAACGGCGCCGCGGTGACGGTCGCGGACTTGATGATGACCGTGCCCAATCGACGCCTGCGCCTGCTGACCGCCACCGAGCTGGAAGAGTACGGCCTGCAGGGAGCCAATGCGGCACAGGACGATCTGGATCGCATCCAGCTGACCCGCAAGTGCGGCGAGGAGTTCGTGCGCCGCAAGGACGATTTCATGATTGCGTTCGATCGTCAGTGCGGCAAGACCGAAACGGCGCTGGACGACATCAATGCCTGTGGCCTGGCCCTGCGCAAGAGCTTCGGCTTCCCGGATACGACGTGCCCGATGGAAAGTCCGCTGGCCGAGTTCGATCGCGACGCTGCTGGCGCGCTGTAGTCCTTGCGTCCGGACACCGGGTCCGGACATGGCCGCGTCTAGCTGACGCGGATTTCCATGCCTTCGATGGTCACCACCTGGCCCGCATGAATCTTGCAGGTCTTGCGTAGTTCGGTGGCGCCATCGACCTGCACCGAGCCGCTGGCGACGAGGGCCTTGCCCGCGCCGCCGCTGTCCACCAGGCCGACCAGTTTCAGCAGTTGGTTGAGTTCCACGAACTCGCGGCCGGGGTCGAGCTCGAAAGCGATGATGTCCATGCGCTCATTCTTGCTCGAATGCGGCAATCTCGTCGAGGACGCGCTGGCTGCGGCGGATGCTGTCGCCGCCATCACCGACGCAGGGCGCGCCGTCGGCGTTGACCTGGGTTGGCTTGTTCCGCCGAAGCCACAGCCAGGCCCAGGTGCCCAGCCAGCCGACCGTACCGAGCGCCAGACTGATCCAGATCCACGGTGGCGTCTGTGTCTGCGCGGTGGCGGGATTCAAGCCGGCGACCGCGATGACCACCAGCACCCACAGGATCCACCACGGCGCGCCGCACAGGTTGGCGTTGAGTACGTAGACCTTGAGCAGGCGCGCCAGTTGTTTCTGGATGCGCAGCACCGGCGCGGCGTAGTCGATGGTGCCGGCCAGGCCCAGGGTGATGCCGGCCATCACCACATGCAGCAGGCCGAACGCGTGCACCAGCACGCCGCTGATCAACAGGCCAACGCTGTGCAGGTTGTTCGTCCAGCAACTCACGCCCAGCACGATCAAACCGACGCCCAGCAGCATCTGCAGCAGTTGGCCCCAGATCAGCGGACGCAGTCCACCGCGGGCGCGTTCGAGTTTGCGTTCACGCAGCAGCGCCAGCTGGATGTCGTTCTGCTGGCTCAGGCGCCGATCCAGGCTATGCCAGGCGGATTTGAGTTCATCGAGTTCCATGGGGTGATCCTCGCGGGTCAGAGTTCGTTGCGGATGCGTTGCTTGAGGCGGCTGATCTTGGTCGCCACGTTGGTCTCGCTGATGCCCAGGATTTCGCTGATCTCGCGATAGCCGCGGTCTTCCAGGTACAGCAGCAACAAGGCGCGATCGAGTGCGGGTTGTGCGTGGATGAAGCGGTGCAGGGCGTGTACCTGTTGTTCGGCCAGCGGGTCGCGCGCCTGCGGATCGGCGACTTCGACGGCGCTGTCATCCAGCGGCACGGTGGCCGGCGTGCGCTGGCTGCGCAGATGCGAGATCGCCACGTTCAATGCGATCCGGTACATCCAGGTGGAGAACGGGCGGCTGGCGTCGTAGCGCGGATAGGCCTGCCATAGGTGGGCGGCGATTTCCTGCGCCAGATCGGCGCGATCCTCGGGCAGGCGGCAGTAACTGCCGGCCACCTTGAAGACGATGCCGCGATGGAGCTGCAGGAGTTCCGCGAATACTGCCCGTTGTTCGCCTGCCATGGTTGTACTCAGGTCCATTGCCGATTCCGTCGCCCGCATTGTGCGTGTTGGGAGTTCGGGGAGTGATTCGCGCAGGGTGGCCGGATAATCACAGCCGGGGCAAAAAAAGTTGCCATGGGCGGTCCAGATCGAACGTCTGGACGG
Encoded proteins:
- a CDS encoding RNA-binding S4 domain-containing protein, encoding MDIIAFELDPGREFVELNQLLKLVGLVDSGGAGKALVASGSVQVDGATELRKTCKIHAGQVVTIEGMEIRVS
- a CDS encoding RNA polymerase sigma factor; amino-acid sequence: MAGEQRAVFAELLQLHRGIVFKVAGSYCRLPEDRADLAQEIAAHLWQAYPRYDASRPFSTWMYRIALNVAISHLRSQRTPATVPLDDSAVEVADPQARDPLAEQQVHALHRFIHAQPALDRALLLLYLEDRGYREISEILGISETNVATKISRLKQRIRNEL